The sequence AGGTACACGTCGTAGCAATTGAGATGGCATCTAAGGGACTGTCGCTTTCCGGGCTCGTTCTGGCAAAGTAGTATCGCGTTTCGTAACTACGTATTGTACAAGTAGAAGCACTATCCGAAGTAGAGTCATTGATGCCGAGTTTGCGGAGAACGTCTATGAGCTTTGGTGTGTCGGCAGTGGTTGGGAGCCACATCTTGAATTGAGGAGAGATGAGTGAGAAATAAGTGACAGGCAAGTGGTTAATTTGCCGAGAGATGTCTACGATAATGCTGACAGATGCTGATGATaatgttgagaagagagtcTGGAATCTGGAAAGTATGTTACATGTGGCTCTGTACCAGCACCGCAGTGAATGTATTAACTTCCGTTCAATGATTTTTAATTGAATGATACTTCTCTGTATATACGAACCTTTGTGTAGAGTGCTGTTTGCTATGCAGGCAGGTAATTGCGCTGGTGCATGAAAGGTGACCAAACTGCATTAAACTTGCAGCCTGCTTGTTTCCTTTCCTTCCTTTATGATTGACGAAACCTTTATCCACACAGCTTTCAACTATCAGGTGAATGCTTAGTGTCAAAGCAAAGCAGTCAGCAAGGACCCCTCCGATGAAAGGCATGGCCAACGTATCATTGTCATCTTAACAAACTACCTTTACAGCACTACcgtcttttccttttcaacAGCTAGGATCCGTCACCTATTTTACGGCAAACCATAGGGAAAACAAACCAGTTAATGCCACGACACCCACTGATGAACATTCAATAATAACTATTCCAAAAGGAACCAAAGGAGTTCATATTCAAAGCGCACAACAGGCCAGGAGTTAATTGCTACATATTACTTTTGATGGAACCCCGGTGcaggtattatatatatattttacgTGGAGGACTGCACCTCTTGACTATGGCACTATTACAACTGCAATAGTAAAAGCTATACTCTAATGCAACGTGCTCAATCTTCCACTCCACTCCGGTCtcagaagacaagatcacGTCTCTCCTTGAAGGAATCTGTCCAAAGCGTTGGACATAGCCGAGCATTTACTATAGTCTTCAGCCAGTATTATTTATGGCTgtaagcctataatattaacaAAAGCAATATTAGAAATTAGAATAGCCGTTAGCTGCAGCAAAATCACTCTAATGCATATGCACAAGAAATTAATCTAGTTATTTCGAGACATCAGAACGGACTGGTTTATGGCGTGCTGAACCCTCTCAAGAGGGTGACCATATGTCTGCTCCATATCTATAAGAGCATAGTTGGGGCCGGTAGCAACTTCACGCTGTCGACGCCCATGGATGAGAGCTTTCAGAGATGGACTATAGGACGATACCACTCTGTCCATTACCGTGTTGCCAGATCGCTCTTAATGACGTCCAGATGCATAAAGTGGGAACTAACTAGGTACAGAGCCCAAGCCTTCAAATCTTGAATAGAGTCAGCTACTTCAAATCGATATAAGAAACAGCCTCTCTGAATTATCTAACAGTAAGATTTTCTCTTTGTACCTCGCCTGTCTGTACAAGGTCCCATATCTCGCCGTTCATAACACCAAGTACAAAGGCGCCACCCACCAAGGTAAACACTTGCTCAGAAGcaccatctcttcctctATTAGATGTCATCCTTCTGAATATAAAAGGTACACTAGCACCCTGAACTACAAAAACCTCATCACCCACTTGGGCCCTGTCGTCCGCAAGACCAATGCGTCCGTTACTAAGTACACACAGTCTCTTTCCATCGCAACGCTTCAAGATCCTCATGGCCTGTTTCTCAAAGCTCCCGGTCCCCTGAAAGATGTCCATAAGTGGTATCCTTTCTTTATCCTTCTCATTCAGTTCCCCAAAACACATCCACTTTCCTTCGTCATCCTTAAGAGCCTCTCCGTTATACCGCTTGATATGACTCACCGCAGCTTTGGCGACCTCGGGGTAAACAACATCATCTAATGTTAAAGTTCTGAGAAATTTTGACAGGGACAAGGTGCTGCTATGCCACTTGTGAAACTCCTCGTCAGCTATATCGTCCGGTATTTTGCTGTGTTCGAGATACGACTCGTCCGGTACTATCTTTTCCCACTGTCCAACGGGGAAGCAATTCTTCCCAATATCACAAAGATCGCCAATTCTCTCAATCTTACCCAGGCTGACGGCCTGCACATGAAGCTGTCTGGATGACTGGTCATTGACAGACGTATATCCTGAGATCGTCCATGTATCAATGAGATGAGGATGTAGCATCTTCCAACCCCAAATGTACTGAGTGGGCCTATTTTCAAAACCTGCAAGCGGTTTGTATCTCCCTGCAGCGTGCTTTTGAGTGGCAGCCCAGTAGGGAGAAATGACGCTCCAGTCTGGGACCCATGTTGGCAGCCCTGGTATAGCTGATTCCTTGACAACATATGAGAGAATGTCGAGACCGACTGAACCCATCAGCAAGATCGCAAGGTCAGTATACACCCGGGACACAGAATGACTGTAATCAACTTGAACATTCAGACG is a genomic window of Fusarium fujikuroi IMI 58289 draft genome, chromosome FFUJ_chr12 containing:
- a CDS encoding related to heterokaryon incompatibility protein het-6, producing MNNHLQNLYAKNALDKDDSFRLVSLQPGCHNTPLTLRLLNTKLGEAQPYEAVSYVWGDVKDLVPVNVQGDIDMLTQALISQNCHAALSSFRYSDSPRLLWIESICIDQDSAIEKNHQLSLMARIYKNASQVLVYLGPGTPDSDAAMRCIHEIDEPSNDDGYGAVESSATIQENQSAVSNLFKRPWFFRVWVLQEITFAQKATVICGDNQLNWESFKTFFHWNVNAGWVQRLPFSVTYSVSPTPYVLHVTYGERLLRILEDTRTCGATDPRDKLYAILPLLDRHHEEMKVELEEYKELGLDILSYVVKESAIPGLPTWVPDWSVISPYWAATQKHAAGRYKPLAGFENRPTQYIWGWKMLHPHLIDTWTISGYTSVNDQSSRQLHVQAVSLGKIERIGDLCDIGKNCFPVGQWEKIVPDESYLEHSKIPDDIADEEFHKWHSSTLSLSKFLRTLTLDDVVYPEVAKAAVSHIKRYNGEALKDDEGKWMCFGELNEKDKERIPLMDIFQGTGSFEKQAMRILKRCDGKRLCVLSNGRIGLADDRAQVGDEVFVVQGASVPFIFRRMTSNRGRDGASEQVFTLVGGAFVLGVMNGEIWDLVQTGEVQRENLTVR